The window CTTGGGGCGGGAGCCCCTGGGAGAGTAGGACGTTGCCAGGCAGCCGGTCAATATCCCGTACAAAAAGCCCATGGACGATACAGGTCCATGGGCTTTTTATTTTGGTTACAGCGTCACTTTTTCGGTTGGAAAATCACTTTTCAAAGTGAAAACTATTTTTTGGCAAAAGTGTGATAAGGTGATATGATAAACCATATGGCACATTCTCACTGAGTAAAAGGGGCAGACGGCATGCGAATGATTGCATTAGACAAGTGTTTTCCGGGAATGCGCCTGGCAAAATCCATCTATTCTGTGGATGGAAGAGTGCTTCTCGCTCAAGGAGTGGAGCTGACGGACAGGATCATCGATCGATTAAAGCAATACGGGATATCTTATGTGTACATTCAAGATCCGATGTTCGCTGATTTGCAGGAAGAACCGACAATTCCTGACGAGATTTGCACCTCGGCCGTGGCTAAAATCAGGCACTTGTTTCATGAACACCTGCATTCCGTTCAAAAGTGTGTCTCTTGGAGCAAAATGTATCGGGAGTTAGAGGAGATCTTTGAACACGTTTACCGTGAAATCATCCGGCACAAGCAGACGATGATTCGGCTAAATCAAATCTATACATATGACGCCTATTTGTACAAACACTCTTACCAAGTCGGCGTTTACGCGATGATCATCGCCATTCAGCATCAGTACAGCAAGCAGCGGGTGTTTGAGATGGCGATGGGCAGCTTTCTGCATGACATCGGCAAGCTTTGCATACCCCGGGAGATCGTCAACAAGCCCGGAAAACTGACCGAGGCTGAGTATGAAGAAGTGAAGCGTCACACCATTTACGGCTATGACATCCTGCGTCAAGAGTCTTGTTTTTCCTTGTTGAGCGCGCATGTGGCGCTCCAGCATCACGAGCGCCTGGATGGTTCCGGCTACCCCCGCGCTTTGAAAGGCGACGAGATTCACGAATACGCCAAAATCGTCGCGATTGCCGATGTGTACGACGCGATGACGACAAGCCGGGTGTACCGGCAGGCGATGTTGCCCGATCATGTCATGGAAATGCTGTATGCGGGCTCCGGCAGCAAGTTTGATACGCAATACCTGACCACTTTTCGCAATTCGATTGTCCTTTATCCAGTCGGTTTAACCGTTACGTTGAATACCGGGGAAAGGGGCGTTGTTGTGGACAACAACACGTCCACTCCGCACCGGCCGATTGTCCGTGTTTTTGAGGATGCCGAACGGCGGGCCATTCCGCCTTACGAAGTGGATCTCACCAAGGCATTGTCGATTGAGATCGTTCATACAGAAATCTGACATGCCCGGACGGCGAGCGTCCACAAAATTTTCAAAAAGGCAGAGATTGACATGACCGACCAAAAAGCGTATACTACAATTAAAGTCAAAGATAGTCAAAGTCAGTAAAGGAATCGGTCTCCTACGATGGACAGGTGAGTGCATCATGCGAAATATTTCCGATATCATTGAGGAACACTTGAAGCGAAGCATTCAACAGGCGGGAATGGTTGAGGTGCAACGCAGTCATCTTGCAGAGTTGTTTCAATGTGTGCCTTCACAGATCAATTATGTGATCAGCACGCGTTTTACCCTTGAAAAGGGGTATTTGGTTGAAAGCAAGCGGGGAGGGGGAGGATATATCCGTATCCGGAAAGTGAACATCCCCAAAAATGATGAGGCGTATTACCGCCGGATTCTCGAATTGATCAAGGACAGTCTGTCGCAATCGGCGGCGGAAGATATCATTACCCAGCTCCTGGAGGAGGAAAAGATTACGTCACGTGAGGCAGCATTGATGCGCGTGGCGGTGGACAGGAGTCTTTACCCTTTTGCTCCGTCACTGCGGGATGTTGTCCGAGCCAACTTGATGAAGCACATGCTGCAGGTGATCTTTTTTGAAAGGGGTACTTGATGATGATTTGTCAGGAATGTGGACAACAGCCGGCCTCCTTGCATTTTACCAAGATTGTCAATGGCGAGAAAACCGAAGTCCATCTTTGTGATGCGTGTGCGAAGGAAAAGGGAGATGCGTTGCTGAATTACGGCAACTTCTCGATCCATCAACTGTTGTCCGGGTTGATGAACTTTGACCCATCCCCTTCTACGGTCATGCCTGGACAAGGGCCTGTGCGATGTGAACATTGCGGCATGACGTATCAACAGTTCACAAAAATCGGCCGTTTTGGTTGCAGCGAGTGTTACCGTTTTTTTGGCAACCATCTCGATCCGCTGTTTCGCCGGATTCACGGGAGTACACGGCACATCGGCAAGGTTCCCCAACGTACAGGCGGCCACTTGAAACTGAAGAAACAATTGGCTGAACTAAAAGCACGCCTGCAGCAGGCGGTAAGCAGGGAAGAGTTTGAAGAGGCCGCGAAGCTGCGCGATCAGATCCGGATGTTGGAACAACGCCTGAACGCTTAGCCGCGAAGAGGGGGGCAAAAAAGATGTCTTATCATCGATTCGTCAATGAAATATCCAGTGAATGGATGCGCGGCGAGGGTCCGGAAGCGGACATCATTTTGTCCAGCCGGGTGCGGCTGGCCCGCAACCTGGCGCAGTTTCCTTTCCCGATTCTGTCCACGGATAGTCAGGCCAGGGAACTGAGAGACAGGGTTGCGCAGGCCATTCACCAGCCCGGATGGGATGCCTACGGGCGTTTTGAGATGATCCCGATGGAACAATTGACGCCACTGGAGAAACGGGTTCTGGTGGAAAAGCATCTGCTCAGTCCGGCCTTGGCCGAGGAATCCCGTTATGGGGGCGTCATCCTGTCGGAGAATGAGTCGATCAGCATCATGATCAATGAAGAGGATCACTTGCGGATCCAGTGTCTCTTTCCCGGCTTGCAGCTGCGGCAGGCGTTGCAGCTGGCGACGAAAATCGATGATCTGCTGGAGCAGTCGCTTGTCTACGCTTTTGACGAGAAGTGGGGTTATCTCACCAGCTGTCCGACCAATGTCGGTACAGGCATTCGGGGTTCGGTCATGATTCACCTTCCCGGGTTGATTTTGTCACAGCAGATCAACCGGATCCTGTCGGCCATTTCCAAGGTGGGGCTGGTGGTCCGCGGCATTTACGGGGAAGGCAGTGAAGCGCAGGGAAACCTTTTCCAGATTTCGAACCAAATTACCCTGGGTTTGACGGAAGAGGAAATCATCGACAACATCCACCGCGTCGTCAGCCAGATCGTCAGCCAGGAACGGGCTGCGCGCCAGCACCTTTTGCAACAATCCAGGGTCCAGTTGGAGAACCGGGTTTTCCGTTCGCTTGGCATCCTGTCCCATGCGCGGATCATCGACTCCAAGGAGGCGGCCCAACGTCTCTCCGATGTCAAGCTGGGCATTGATTTGGGATTGATTCGGGATGTGCCGGCCAATATTATGAGTGAACTGTTAATTAAGACACAGCCCGGATTTTTGCAGCAGATGGCGGGACGGACGTTGTCCGGAGAGGAGCGGGATGTGGTGCGTGCCCAGATGATCAGGAATTGGCTGGCTAAGCATCGGGGTTAGCGCAGGGACCGATGTTGGACTGTTGTTGTAAGTGATACATGAAACATTTGGATACATGGCGCACTTGGACTTTGGACACTTGGCACATCAAGACGGAGGTTCGCAAATGTAGCATCTCTCGCAAATATAGCGTCTCATCAAGGGAAAAAATATCCGAATCAGAAAGACTCATATGGAGGTGTATCAGTGATGATGTTTGGAAGGTTTACCGAACGAGCCCAGAAAGTGTTGGCACTGGCCCAGGAAGAAGCGGTCCGTTTGGGGCACCATAACACGGGAACGGAACATATCCTGCTCGGGTTAATCCGTGAGGAAGAAGGGATTGCTGCCCGTGCGCTGCAGGGCTTGGGCCTGAGCCTGGACAAGATTCGAACCGAAGTCGAGTCGCTGATCGGCAGGGGAGACGGCCAGGCTGCGGCCATCACCTACACCCCGCGCGCCAAAAAGGTGATCGAACTGTCGATGGACGAGGCGCGCAAACTGGGGCATACTTATGTAGGCACCGAACATATTTTGCTCGGGTTGATCCGGGAAGGGGAGGGCGTGGCCGCCCGGGTGTTGAACAATCTCGGCGTGTCGCTGAACAAGGCCCGCCAGCAGGTGCTGCAGCTGCTCGGCAGCAGTGAGACGATGGCGGCCCATCAGGCTGGCGGGGTTGGCGCGGTCAGCACGCCTACCCTGGACAGCCTGGCGCGTGACCTGACCGCCATCGCCCGTGAGGGGAATCTGGATCCGGTGGTCGGCCGCGAGAAGGAGATCGAACGCGTCATTCAGGTATTGAGCCGCCGGACGAAAAACAACCCGGTGCTGATTGGCGAGCCTGGCGTCGGCAAGACCGCCATCGCGGAAGGTTTGGCGCAGCGGATCGTCGACAACGAAATTCCGGAGATCCTGCGCAACAAGCGGGTGATGACGCTGGATATGGGAACCGTGGTGGCGGGAACCAAGTACCGCGGCGAATTTGAGGATCGATTGAAGAAGATCATGGACGAAATCCGGCAGGCAGGAAACATCATCCTGTTTATCGATGAGCTTCACACGCTCATCGGTGCCGGCGGAGCCGAAGGGGCGATCGATGCCTCCAACATTCTGAAGCCGGCCTTGGCCCGCGGCGAATTGCAGTGCATTGGCGCGACGACGCTGGATGAATATCGCAAGTACATCGAGAAGGATGCGGCGCTGGAGCGGCGGTTTCAGCCGATTTTGGTGGAACAGCCGACACCGGAGGAAGCGATACAGATTTTGAAAGGGCTGCGGGATCGCTACGAGGCGCATCACCGGGTAAAAATTACCGATGAGGCCATTGAACAGGCAGTCAAGTTGTCTGACCGGTACATCGCCGATCGCTTCCTGCCGGACAAGGCGATCGACCTGATCGACGAGGCGGCTTCCCGTGTGCGTC of the Bacillus thermozeamaize genome contains:
- a CDS encoding transcriptional regulator — protein: MRNISDIIEEHLKRSIQQAGMVEVQRSHLAELFQCVPSQINYVISTRFTLEKGYLVESKRGGGGYIRIRKVNIPKNDEAYYRRILELIKDSLSQSAAEDIITQLLEEEKITSREAALMRVAVDRSLYPFAPSLRDVVRANLMKHMLQVIFFERGT
- a CDS encoding protein arginine kinase, with product MSYHRFVNEISSEWMRGEGPEADIILSSRVRLARNLAQFPFPILSTDSQARELRDRVAQAIHQPGWDAYGRFEMIPMEQLTPLEKRVLVEKHLLSPALAEESRYGGVILSENESISIMINEEDHLRIQCLFPGLQLRQALQLATKIDDLLEQSLVYAFDEKWGYLTSCPTNVGTGIRGSVMIHLPGLILSQQINRILSAISKVGLVVRGIYGEGSEAQGNLFQISNQITLGLTEEEIIDNIHRVVSQIVSQERAARQHLLQQSRVQLENRVFRSLGILSHARIIDSKEAAQRLSDVKLGIDLGLIRDVPANIMSELLIKTQPGFLQQMAGRTLSGEERDVVRAQMIRNWLAKHRG